Proteins from a genomic interval of Rhizoctonia solani chromosome 12, complete sequence:
- a CDS encoding DDE superfamily endonuclease — MFEKQVLKPLPLGSGLSVMVVVIAKDRYPEAEHVFVYDNVTTHTKRRDDVANIVKMTLGPSSNIGDVIETCINEEGVEKKIRVRFSDTHFPDGSTQYFYWPGDHPIYGAEATKSLHGQFKGIAQLLLERGTNPAGLKLTCKSPQRYVANTHCCVRQVLSKQPGFIEQQSALEEIAEADGCRLLFLPKFHCELNPIEQCWGCAKRVYR; from the exons ATGTTTGAAAAGCAAGTGCTCAAgcctttgcccttgggctCAGGATTGTCGGTCATGGTGGTTGTC ATTGCGAAAGATAGATACCCCGAGGCCGAACATGTCTTTGTGTACGACAATGTAACAACACATACAAAACGACGCGACGACGTTGCAAATATTGTGAAAATGACGCTTGGTCCTTCAAGTAACATTGGTGATGTGATTGAGACTTGCATTAATGAAGAGGGTGTCGAAAAGAAGATTCGAGTTCGATTTTCCGACACACACTTTCCCGATGGGTCTACACAATACTTTTATTGGCCGGGTGATCACCCAATTTACGGCGCAGAAGCAACAAAGAGCTTGCACGGCCAATTTAAGGGGATAGCTCAGTTATTGCTAGAGCGTGGAACCAACCCGGCAGGACTGAAACTGACGTGCAAGAGCCCACAGAGATATGTTGCTAATACCCACTGTTGTGTTCGACAAGTGCTTTCCAAGCAGCCTGGCTTCATTGAACAGCAGTCAGCACTCGAGGAAATTGCAGAGGCGGATGGATGTCGACTTCTGTTTCTTCCAAAATTCCACTGCGAACTGAATCCTATTGAACAATGCTGGGGCTGTGCCAAACGAGTCTACCGTTAG